A part of Primulina eburnea isolate SZY01 chromosome 10, ASM2296580v1, whole genome shotgun sequence genomic DNA contains:
- the LOC140842429 gene encoding probable pyridoxal 5'-phosphate synthase subunit PDX2 — protein sequence MTVGVLALQGSFNEHIAALKRLGVIGVEVRKAEQLQNVSALIIPGGESTTMAKLAGYHNLFPALREFVKMGKPVWGTCAGLIFLADKAIGQKSGGQELIGGLDCTVHRNFFGSQLQSFESEVSVPEIAAIEGGPPSFRGVFIRAPGILEVGPEVQVLAEVAVQSDGTANFDSVVESSEENSGSEKKVIVAVKQGNLLATAFHPELTADIRWHSYFLKMVKETSDEASSSTASATKIISLLPGPRKYDLPIYQQ from the exons ATGACAGTTGGCGTGCTCGCTCTCCAGGGATCTTTTAACGAACACATCGCAG CTTTGAAAAGGTTGGGTGTGATTGGAGTGGAGGTAAGGAAGGCGGAGCAGCTGCAAAATGTGAGCGCGCTTATTATACCAGGCGGAGAGAGCACCACCATGGCTAAGCTTGCCGGGTATCATAACCTT TTCCCTGCTTTGAGAGAGTTTGTTAAAATGGGGAAACCGGTTTGGGGAACTTGTGCTGGTCTTATTTTCCTGGCTGACAAAGCAATTG GGCAGAAAAGCGGAGGGCAGGAATTGATTGGTGGCCTTGATTGTACTGTGCATAGAAACTTCTTTGGCAGTCAG CTGCAAAGCTTTGAGTCGGAGGTTTCAGTTCCTGAGATTGCAGCCATAGAAGGGGGCCCACCGAGCTTTCGTGGTGTCTTTATTCGTGCTCCTGGAATTCTTGAAGTAGGTCCAGAAGTACAAGTGTTGGCCGAAGTTGCAGTTCAATCTGACGGAACTGCTAATTTTGATTCAGTCGTTGAAAGTTCAGAG GAAAATTCTGGATCTGAAAAGAAGGTGATTGTTGCTGTAAAACAGGGAAACTTGTTGGCCACTGCTTTTCACCCGGAATTGACTGCTGACATTCGATG GCATAGTTATTTTTTGAAGATGGTGAAAGAAACCAGCGACGAGGCTTCAAGCAGTACTGCTTCGGCTACGAAAATTATAAGCCTACTTCCCGGACCACGTAAATATGATCTTCCTATATATCAGCAATGA
- the LOC140842430 gene encoding serine/threonine-protein kinase GRIK2-like produces the protein MFVKRDTMEKMTAVGCCGWFGFSFGKKSNKIRGLGDSTACEFLLDEETEDEDDGFSNRDVADDGNGEDCDFQSPTKRAEENLRYWMQHGFICREFPVKETHSVLRSEDENGIKTVNEYVYERKIGGGSYGKVVLYRSNIDGKSYAIKSFHKSYLLKIRVTPSETAMSDVLREVLIMKVLSHPNIVNLIEVIDDPTSDHLYMVLEYVEGKWVFDGSGPACCLGESTARKYLRDVVSGLMYLHAHNIVHGDIKPDNLLITGSGAIKIGDFSVSQIFEDDNDELRRSPGTPVFTAPECCIGETYYGKAADTWAVGVTLYCMVLGKYPFLGENLQDTYDKIVNDPLLLPDEMSPLLKSLLEGLLCRDPLQRMTLEDVTQNAWVVAEAGPILPYLCWCKRHDLQKKVPECCETDGLI, from the exons ATGTTTGTTAAGAGGGATACGATGGAGAAAATGACAGCAGTGGGTTGCTGTGGCTGGTTTGGTTTTAGCTTTGGAAAAAAATCCAACAAAATTAGAGGATTGGGTGATAGCACTGCATGCGAGTTCTTATTGGATGAAGAGACAGAAGATGAGGATGATGGCTTTTCTAACAGAGATGTGGCTGATGATGGAAATGGGGAAGACTGTGATTTCCAAAGCCCTACCAAACGAGCTGAGGAGAATCTCAGGTATTGGATGCAGCATGGATTCATTTGCCGGGAATTCCCTGTGAAGGAAACCCACAGTGTCCTTCGCTCAGAG GATGAAAATGGAATCAAAACCGTTAATGAGTATGTCTATGAACGAAAGATTGGTGGTGGCAGCTATGGAAAAGTG GTTCTCTACCGGAGTAATATAGATGGTAAAAGTTATGCTATAAAG TCCTTTCACAAGTCTTATTTGTTGAAGATACGAGTCACACCTTCAGAAACTGCCATGTCTGATGTTCTTCGTGAG GTTTTAATAATGAAGGTATTGAGCCATCCCAATATCGTCAATCTAATTGAAGTTATCGATGACCCTACAAGTGATCACTTATATATGG TTCTTGAATATGTGGAAGGCAAATGGGTCTTTGATGGTAGCGGTCCTGCATGTTGCCTGGGAGAAAGTACTGCACGGAAGTACTTACGTGATGTAGTTTCTGGTTTGATGTATCTTCATGCTCAT AACATAGTGCATGGGGATATCAAACCagataatttattaattacTGGTTCTGGTGCCATCAAGATCGGTGATTTTAGCGTCAGTCAGATTTTTGAG GATGATAATGATGAGCTTCGTCGTTCTCCTGGAACTCCTGTATTTACAGCTCCCGAGTGCTGTATAGGTGAAACTTATTATGGAAAAGCAGCTGATACATGGGCAGTCGGAGTTACTTTATACTGTATGGTTCTCGGAAAATACCCGTTTTTGGGAGAGAACCTGCAAGATACGTATGACAAG ATCGTTAACGACCCATTGTTACTCCCTGATGAAATGAGCCCTCTGTTAAAGAGTCTGCTCGAGGGCCTTCTGTGCAGAG ATCCTTTGCAAAGAATGACTCTAGAGGATGTCACGCAGAACGCGTGGGTTGTTGCAGAAGCCGGGCCAATTCTTCCATACCTGTGCTGGTGCAAGCGCCATGATCTCCAGAAAAAGGTGCCTGAATGTTGTGAAACCGATGGTCTCATTTGA
- the LOC140842431 gene encoding F-box/kelch-repeat protein At5g60570, producing the protein MDSKANKLAKFMFSSFDRNKSNLTCMVGEDIKKILRGEDDDGHCIVESSESFLPGLNDDVALTCLARAYRSDYASLSFLNARFNRLIKSGYLYELRRQLGIVEHWIYMVCDPRGWEAFDPFRKKWMRLPKIPCDDCFNCADKESLAVGSELLVFGRELFEFAIWKYSLTRRDWVKCEGMNRPRCLFASGSLGSITIIAGGSDKDGNVLKSAELYNSVTGKWEMLPSMHSPRRLCSGFFMDKKFYVIGGMTSPTDSLTCGEEFDLNTRKWRKIEGMYPNVNRAAHAPPLVAVVDNRLYGVEYATNMVKKYNKEKNSWDEVGRLPVRADSSNGWGLAFKSCGEALLVVGGQRGPEGEAIVLNSWHPKLGVKNNTLDWKIIGVKEHSGVFVYNCAIMGC; encoded by the coding sequence ATGGATTCCAAAGCCAACAAGCTAGCAAAGTTTATGTTTTCATCTTTTGATCGAAATAAGTCAAATCTCACTTGTATGGTTGGAGAAGATATAAAAAAGATATTGAGAGGAGAAGATGATGATGGCCATTGCATTGTTGAATCAAGTGAATCTTTTCTCCCTGGTTTGAATGATGATGTTGCATTGACGTGTCTTGCTCGAGCTTATAGATCAGATTATGCTTCTTTGTCATTCTTAAATGCAAGATTTAATAGGTTGATTAAAAGTGGGTATTTGTATGAGCTGAGAAGGCAGTTGGGGATTGTGGAGCATTGGATCTATATGGTTTGTGATCCAAGAGGGTGGGAGGCGTTCGATCCCTTCAGGAAGAAGTGGATGAGATTGCCTAAAATTCCTTGTGATGACTGTTTTAATTGTGCTGATAAGGAGTCATTGGCGGTGGGGAGTGAGTTGTTGGTTTTCGGACGTGAGCTGTTCGAATTCGCCATTTGGAAGTACAGCCTGACTCGCCGTGATTGGGTCAAGTGTGAAGGAATGAATCGTCCTCGTTGTCTTTTTGCCTCAGGTAGTCTTGGATCAATAACCATTATAGCTGGAGGAAGTGACAAGGATGGGAATGTTTTGAAATCTGCCGAGCTTTACAATTCTGTAACTGGTAAATGGGAAATGTTACCGAGCATGCACTCTCCTCGTAGATTATGCTCTGGATTTTTCATGGATAAAAAATTTTATGTTATTGGTGGAATGACTAGTCCCACCGACTCATTAACTTGTGGGGAGGAATTTGACCTCAATACAAGAAAGTGGAGAAAAATCGAGGGCATGTATCCCAATGTCAACAGAGCAGCGCATGCACCTCCTCTTGTTGCAGTAGTTGACAACCGACTCTATGGTGTCGAATATGCAACTAACATGGTGAAGAAGTATAACAAAGAAAAGAACTCTTGGGACGAAGTAGGGAGACTTCCAGTTAGGGCTGACTCATCAAATGGTTGGGGTCTTGCTTTCAAGTCCTGTGGAGAGGCACTGCTTGTTGTGGGTGGTCAAAGGGGTCCTGAAGGTGAAGCTATTGTCTTGAATTCCTGGCATCCAAAGTTGGGAGTCAAGAATAACACTTTGGATTGGAAAATTATTGGAGTGAAGGAGCATTCAGGTGTCTTTGTCTACAATTGTGCTATCATGGGTTGCTGA
- the LOC140803667 gene encoding uncharacterized protein, translated as MDFKILKWQLLRGSLVKLLVLRAFMLVLAVIILSLMQMAREFRVIEPMVSDVNECPLNLHSNPPFNAGNFSNTSFPPSRDHATICKESKNLTKIVFKELMQQNLLQSNARALCVGEGSASSVSVLHELGFPDTFGVDKHPFFSLFKRRFVYELNFEDDHFDFVYSGDLDKVSVPALLVLEIERVLHPGGIGAMLVGARKFYSGGLVRSTTTVASFLKSSDVVHVCGVGSFTLVIFKKKFGNFASFENFQLPADCPSIAKNKPFMKYIEPLARKNSRPFNLEQSYLPNFMNISSRNKLVYINVGAGEFAKSSIAKMSKPYCSNHHAAFDMFVIDHKMSVLSSFVTDPGITFIYHPALDGDSIVPEITPDEYLSAPIDEKGFDFILWFNETVSDGDFVILMINTKFMELNILVELFETGAICRVDELFLHCADPADCKTTMCGDCKNLLKSLRKSGVYAHDWLGD; from the coding sequence ATGGACTTCAAGATCTTGAAATGGCAATTACTTCGGGGGTCACTGGTGAAGCTTTTGGTGTTAAGGGCCTTTATGCTTGTACTGGCTGTGATTATTCTCTCTTTGATGCAAATGGCCCGTGAGTTTCGGGTAATCGAGCCAATGGTTTCTGATGTTAATGAATGTCCTTTGAATTTGCACTCGAACCCGCCTTTCAATGCTGGAAATTTCTCCAATACCTCATTTCCTCCATCGAGGGATCATGCCACAATCTGCAAAGAAAGTAAAAACTTGACTAAAATTGTGTTTAAAGAGTTAATGCAGCAGAACTTGTTGCAATCAAATGCTAGAGCTTTATGTGTTGGAGAGGGATCTGCCTCCTCCGTGTCGGTGTTGCACGAGCTGGGATTTCCTGATACTTTTGGGGTTGACAAGCACCCATTTTTCTCCCTTTTCAAGAGGAGATTTGTGTATGAGCTCAACTTTGAGGATGATCATTTCGACTTTGTGTACTCAGGAGATCTCGATAAGGTCTCAGTTCCTGCTCTCCTTGTGCTGGAGATTGAGCGTGTATTGCATCCCGGAGGAATAGGTGCGATGCTTGTTGGAGCTCGTAAGTTCTATTCAGGTGGCTTAGTAAGGTCAACCACCACTGTCGCATCATTCTTGAAGAGCTCTGACGTTGTTCATGTTTGTGGTGTTGGATCTTTTACACTTGTGATATTTAAGAAGAAATTTGGAAACTTTGCTTCCTTTGAGAATTTCCAACTTCCAGCTGATTGTCCTTCCATCGCAAAAAACAAGCCCTTTATGAAATATATCGAGCCTCTTGCACGTAAAAACTCAAGGCCGTTCAACCTGGAGCAATCTTATCTCCCCAACTTCATGAATATCTCCTCTAGAAACAAACTGGTTTATATCAATGTCGGTGCGGGGGAATTTGCTAAGTCAAGTATTGCCAAAATGTCGAAACCGTATTGCTCCAACCACCACGCTGCTTTTGACATGTTTGTCATTGATCACAAAATGTCTGTTCTCTCGTCTTTTGTGACAGATCCTGGCATCACCTTTATCTATCATCCGGCCCTAGATGGAGATTCTATCGTACCAGAAATCACCCCTGATGAATATTTGAGTGCTCCGATAGATGAAAAAGGGTTTGACTTTATTCTCTGGTTTAATGAAACAGTATCAGATGGAGATTTCGTGATCCTTATGATAAACACTAAGTTTATGGAATTAAACATTCTTGTCGAACTATTCGAAACCGGAGCAATATGCCGTGTTGACGAACTCTTCCTCCACTGTGCAGATCCTGCAGACTGCAAAACAACCATGTGCGGAGACTGCAAGAACCTTTTAAAGAGTCTGAGGAAGAGTGGCGTATATGCTCATGATTGGTTGGGAGATTGA
- the LOC140842433 gene encoding zinc finger CCCH domain-containing protein 24 isoform X2 translates to MVKEKTLNPPMECRDSSDQQNPPEKSSLSSEADNNVPDKRKRESEPDSEHQNLWWKTTLCSYFRRFDGSCSHGESCRYAHGEAELRPRPDNSWDPTSERAKKIARTETNGGEKEGEAGNVMMTEALEAEGEENSSGLSKCLVNLPMKWTTDDLKNFLSEEGILFNSVKKKKGMYVGFATFESIEHAITAVKALDGKSIQNNRTLKVSDVVPRSFEKMSKITTPSKTTQEVESPSQVVDGSNMIATAIDDDDNDDGSSIPNGLVLKGRSVRDVVTPLAHLTYSNQIETKKNSLMQNLRKLTNNVRKACPNGVSLPEWILKSKEIGRLPCELMGVIDSPLINGYRNKCEFSVGYSLQGKPTVGFLLGNFREGVTAVEEPVGCPNVSRISGKYAAIFQDFLQHSPLPLWNRLNNSGFWRQLTVREGRKPCKSSEAGNFENFIQEVLLIVQVCTLGFDDGQVKVEVEKLAQAFSAGSSTESPSLPLTAFVIQMTDDIAEPRIHDHINDLRFSISPTAFFQVNTLAAEKLYALAGDWAGLGPDTLLFDICCGTGTIGLTLAHRVGMVVGIEMNASAISDAQRNAEINGIKNCNFVCGKAEDVIASLMKDYLASAKKLDDISDASENNEETINANKEKMTDADHVLGPEDSSSIDHENGSSGSKCSRDENELQKKCTLKSNDPLQQFKNVVAIVDPPRAGLHPTVIKVLRTQSRLKRLVYISCNPESLVANAIELCTPSGDKTEKGNNQNNWQWRHMSAAGLARHRSKSMPYSEPFKPIKAMGVDLFPHTPHCELVMLLER, encoded by the exons ATGGTTAAagaaaaaaccctaaaccctccGATGGAGTGCCGCGATTCCTCCGACCAACAGAACCCGCCGGAAAAGAGTTCTCTTTCCTCCGAGGCTGATAACAATGTTCCCGATAAACGGAAGAGGGAATCCGAGCCGGACTCAGAACATCAGAACTTGTGGTGGAAAACGACCCTGTGCTCCTACTTCCGGAGGTTTGACGGCTCGTGCAGCCACGGGGAGTCATGCAGGTATGCCCACGGTGAGGCGGAGCTGCGGCCCAGACCTGACAATTCCTGGGACCCCACTTCCGAGCGGGCAAAAAAGATTGCGAGGACAGAAACTAATGGAGGAGAAAAAGAGGGAGAGGCGGGCAATGTAATGATGACGGAGGCGTTGGAGGCGGAAGGTGAGGAGAATTCTTCGGGATTATCCAAATGCTTGGTGAATTTGCCGATGAAATGGACAACGGATGATTTGAAGAACTTCCTGAGTGAAGAG GGAATTCTCTTCAACTCGGTCAAGAAAAAGAAAGGCATGTATGTTGGATTTGCAACTTTTGAAAGCATAGAACATGCCATAACTGCAGTAAAG GCCCTGGATGGGAAATCTATTCAAAATAACAGAACCTTGAAGGTTTCTGATGTCGTTCCACGGTCTTTTGAGAAAATGAGTAAAATTACAACTCCTTCTAAGACAACACAAGAAGTAGAGAGCCCTTCACAGGTTGTTGATGGTTCTAATATGATTGCAACAGCTATTGACGACGACGACAATGATGATGGCAGTTCAATTCCAAATGGTTTAGTTTTAAAGGGTAGAAGTGTCCGCGATGTCGTGACTCCTCTTGCTCACTTGACATATTCCAATCAGATAGAGACCAAGAAGAACTCCCTAATGCAGAATCTTAGAAAATTA ACTAACAATGTGCGGAAGGCTTGTCCAAATGGAGTTTCACTTCCGGAATGgattctgaaatcaaaagaaATAG GTCGCCTTCCATGCGAGTTGATGGGTGTGATCGATTCACCTCTTATTAATGGATACAGAAACAAGTGTGAATTCTCTGTTGGATATTCCTTGCAAGGCAAACCTACTGTTGGATTTTTACTTGGGAATTTCAG GGAGGGTGTGACTGCTGTTGAGGAGCCTGTGGGCTGCCCAAACGTTTCCAGAATATCTGGGAAATATGCTGctatttttcaagattttttgCAGCATTCACCCTTGCCACTGTGGAACAGATTAAATAATTCTGGATTCTGGCGTCAGCTCACG GTTCGTGAAGGCAGGAAACCTTGCAAGTCTTCTGAGGCTGGCAATTTTGAGAACTTTATTCAAGAGGTCCTGCTCATAGTTCAG GTTTGCACACTGGGTTTTGATGATGGACAGGTGAAAGTTGAAGTTGAAAAGCTAGCTCAAGCATTTTCTGCTGGATCTTCAACAGAATCTCCTTCCTTGCCTCTAACGGCTTTTGTGATTCAG ATGACTGATGATATTGCAGAACCAAGAATTCATGATCACATTAACGATCTTCGCTTTTCAATCTCGCCTACAGCTTTCTTTCAG GTTAACACCCTTGCAGCCGAGAAACTGTATGCTCTTGCTGGGGACTGGGCTGGTCTGGGTCCTGATACATTGCTATTTGATATTTGCTGTGGCACAGGGACCATTGGCCTGACTTTAGCTCATCGTGTTGGTATG GTTGTTGGCATTGAAATGAATGCTTCTGCAATTTCAGATGCTCAGAGGAATGCAGAAATTAACGGCATAAAAAACTGCAATTTTGTTTGTGGAAAG GCAGAGGATGTTATTGCGTCATTGATGAAAGATTACCTAGCTTCAGCTAAGAAACTAGATGACATTTCAGATGCATCTGAGAATAATGAGGAGACAATCAATGCAAACAAAGAGAAGATGACTGATGCAGACCATGTGCTTGGACCTGAAGATAGCTCTAgcattgatcatgagaatggcAGCAGTGGGAGTAAATGTTCAAGAGATGAGAACGAGCTGCAAAAGAAGTGTACCTTGAAAAGCAATGACCCACTGCAGCAATTCAAAAATGTTGTAGCTATAGTAGATCCTCCACGTGCAGGGCTTCACCCCACT GTAATCAAGGTTCTGAGAACACAATCTCGTTTGAAGAGGCTCGT CTACATTTCTTGTAATCCTGAAAGTCTTGTGGCAAATGCTATCGAGCTTTGCACACCATCTGGTGACAAAACCGAGAAAGGCAATAACCAGAACAACTGGCAATGGAGACATATGAGTGCAGCTGGTCTGGCTCGGCACAGATCCAAGTCTATGCCCTATTCTGAGCCGTTTAAGCCTATCAAAGCCATGGGAGTTGATCTTTTCCCTCATACACCACACTGTGAGCTAGTGATGCTCCTGGAGAGGTAA
- the LOC140842433 gene encoding zinc finger CCCH domain-containing protein 24 isoform X1, translating to MVKEKTLNPPMECRDSSDQQNPPEKSSLSSEADNNVPDKRKRESEPDSEHQNLWWKTTLCSYFRRFDGSCSHGESCRYAHGEAELRPRPDNSWDPTSERAKKIARTETNGGEKEGEAGNVMMTEALEAEGEENSSGLSKCLVNLPMKWTTDDLKNFLSEEGILFNSVKKKKGMYVGFATFESIEHAITAVKALDGKSIQNNRTLKVSDVVPRSFEKMSKITTPSKTTQEVESPSQVVDGSNMIATAIDDDDNDDGSSIPNGLVLKGRSVRDVVTPLAHLTYSNQIETKKNSLMQNLRKLTNNVRKACPNGVSLPEWILKSKEIGRLPCELMGVIDSPLINGYRNKCEFSVGYSLQGKPTVGFLLGNFREGVTAVEEPVGCPNVSRISGKYAAIFQDFLQHSPLPLWNRLNNSGFWRQLTVREGRKPCKSSEAGNFENFIQEVLLIVQVCTLGFDDGQVKVEVEKLAQAFSAGSSTESPSLPLTAFVIQDHTGISNVAPSDSPMRYVFTRRDEGDCGLQMTDDIAEPRIHDHINDLRFSISPTAFFQVNTLAAEKLYALAGDWAGLGPDTLLFDICCGTGTIGLTLAHRVGMVVGIEMNASAISDAQRNAEINGIKNCNFVCGKAEDVIASLMKDYLASAKKLDDISDASENNEETINANKEKMTDADHVLGPEDSSSIDHENGSSGSKCSRDENELQKKCTLKSNDPLQQFKNVVAIVDPPRAGLHPTVIKVLRTQSRLKRLVYISCNPESLVANAIELCTPSGDKTEKGNNQNNWQWRHMSAAGLARHRSKSMPYSEPFKPIKAMGVDLFPHTPHCELVMLLER from the exons ATGGTTAAagaaaaaaccctaaaccctccGATGGAGTGCCGCGATTCCTCCGACCAACAGAACCCGCCGGAAAAGAGTTCTCTTTCCTCCGAGGCTGATAACAATGTTCCCGATAAACGGAAGAGGGAATCCGAGCCGGACTCAGAACATCAGAACTTGTGGTGGAAAACGACCCTGTGCTCCTACTTCCGGAGGTTTGACGGCTCGTGCAGCCACGGGGAGTCATGCAGGTATGCCCACGGTGAGGCGGAGCTGCGGCCCAGACCTGACAATTCCTGGGACCCCACTTCCGAGCGGGCAAAAAAGATTGCGAGGACAGAAACTAATGGAGGAGAAAAAGAGGGAGAGGCGGGCAATGTAATGATGACGGAGGCGTTGGAGGCGGAAGGTGAGGAGAATTCTTCGGGATTATCCAAATGCTTGGTGAATTTGCCGATGAAATGGACAACGGATGATTTGAAGAACTTCCTGAGTGAAGAG GGAATTCTCTTCAACTCGGTCAAGAAAAAGAAAGGCATGTATGTTGGATTTGCAACTTTTGAAAGCATAGAACATGCCATAACTGCAGTAAAG GCCCTGGATGGGAAATCTATTCAAAATAACAGAACCTTGAAGGTTTCTGATGTCGTTCCACGGTCTTTTGAGAAAATGAGTAAAATTACAACTCCTTCTAAGACAACACAAGAAGTAGAGAGCCCTTCACAGGTTGTTGATGGTTCTAATATGATTGCAACAGCTATTGACGACGACGACAATGATGATGGCAGTTCAATTCCAAATGGTTTAGTTTTAAAGGGTAGAAGTGTCCGCGATGTCGTGACTCCTCTTGCTCACTTGACATATTCCAATCAGATAGAGACCAAGAAGAACTCCCTAATGCAGAATCTTAGAAAATTA ACTAACAATGTGCGGAAGGCTTGTCCAAATGGAGTTTCACTTCCGGAATGgattctgaaatcaaaagaaATAG GTCGCCTTCCATGCGAGTTGATGGGTGTGATCGATTCACCTCTTATTAATGGATACAGAAACAAGTGTGAATTCTCTGTTGGATATTCCTTGCAAGGCAAACCTACTGTTGGATTTTTACTTGGGAATTTCAG GGAGGGTGTGACTGCTGTTGAGGAGCCTGTGGGCTGCCCAAACGTTTCCAGAATATCTGGGAAATATGCTGctatttttcaagattttttgCAGCATTCACCCTTGCCACTGTGGAACAGATTAAATAATTCTGGATTCTGGCGTCAGCTCACG GTTCGTGAAGGCAGGAAACCTTGCAAGTCTTCTGAGGCTGGCAATTTTGAGAACTTTATTCAAGAGGTCCTGCTCATAGTTCAG GTTTGCACACTGGGTTTTGATGATGGACAGGTGAAAGTTGAAGTTGAAAAGCTAGCTCAAGCATTTTCTGCTGGATCTTCAACAGAATCTCCTTCCTTGCCTCTAACGGCTTTTGTGATTCAG GATCACACTGGAATATCAAATGTTGCACCTTCTGATTCCCCCATGAGATATGTTTTCACTCGTAGAGATGAAGGTGATTGTGGACTGCAGATGACTGATGATATTGCAGAACCAAGAATTCATGATCACATTAACGATCTTCGCTTTTCAATCTCGCCTACAGCTTTCTTTCAG GTTAACACCCTTGCAGCCGAGAAACTGTATGCTCTTGCTGGGGACTGGGCTGGTCTGGGTCCTGATACATTGCTATTTGATATTTGCTGTGGCACAGGGACCATTGGCCTGACTTTAGCTCATCGTGTTGGTATG GTTGTTGGCATTGAAATGAATGCTTCTGCAATTTCAGATGCTCAGAGGAATGCAGAAATTAACGGCATAAAAAACTGCAATTTTGTTTGTGGAAAG GCAGAGGATGTTATTGCGTCATTGATGAAAGATTACCTAGCTTCAGCTAAGAAACTAGATGACATTTCAGATGCATCTGAGAATAATGAGGAGACAATCAATGCAAACAAAGAGAAGATGACTGATGCAGACCATGTGCTTGGACCTGAAGATAGCTCTAgcattgatcatgagaatggcAGCAGTGGGAGTAAATGTTCAAGAGATGAGAACGAGCTGCAAAAGAAGTGTACCTTGAAAAGCAATGACCCACTGCAGCAATTCAAAAATGTTGTAGCTATAGTAGATCCTCCACGTGCAGGGCTTCACCCCACT GTAATCAAGGTTCTGAGAACACAATCTCGTTTGAAGAGGCTCGT CTACATTTCTTGTAATCCTGAAAGTCTTGTGGCAAATGCTATCGAGCTTTGCACACCATCTGGTGACAAAACCGAGAAAGGCAATAACCAGAACAACTGGCAATGGAGACATATGAGTGCAGCTGGTCTGGCTCGGCACAGATCCAAGTCTATGCCCTATTCTGAGCCGTTTAAGCCTATCAAAGCCATGGGAGTTGATCTTTTCCCTCATACACCACACTGTGAGCTAGTGATGCTCCTGGAGAGGTAA